In Meles meles chromosome 14, mMelMel3.1 paternal haplotype, whole genome shotgun sequence, a single window of DNA contains:
- the LPAR6 gene encoding lysophosphatidic acid receptor 6, producing the protein MVSNNSSNCSYDDSFKYTLYGCMFSMVFVLGLISNCVAIYIFICTLKVRNETTTYMINLAMSDLLFVFTLPFRIFYFATQNWPFGDVLCKISVMLFYTNMYGSILFLTCISVDRFLAIVHPFKSKTLRTKRNAKLVCIAVWLTVIGGSAPAVFFPSTHSHFCFEKFPEATWKTYLSRIVIFIEIVGFFIPLILNVTCSSVVLRTLNKPVTLSRSKINKTKVLRMIFVHLVIFCFCFVPYNINLILYSLMRTQTFVNCSAVAAVRTMYPITLCIAVSNCCFDPIVYYFTSETIQNSIKMKNWSARRSDLRFSEVHSTENFIQHNLQTLKSKIFDSESTI; encoded by the coding sequence ATGGTAAGCAATAACAGCTCCAACTGCTCCTATGATGACTCCTTTAAGTACACTTTGTATGGGTGCATGTTTAGTATGGTCTTCGTGCTTGGGTTAATATCCAACTGTGTTGCCATATACATTTTCATCTGCACCCTCAAAGTGCGAAACGAAACCACAACATACATGATTAACTTGGCAATGTCagatttgctttttgtttttactttgccCTTTAGGATTTTTTACTTTGCAACACAGAACTGGCCATTTGGAGATGTACTTTGTAAAATTTCAGTGATGCTGTTTTATACCAACATGTATGGAAGCATTCTGTTCTTAACCTGTATTAGTGTGGATCGGTTTCTGGCAATTGTCCACCCATTTAAGTCAAAGACTTTAAGAACCAAACGAAACGCAAAACTTGTGTGCATTGCTGTATGGCTAACTGTAATAGGAGGAAGTGCACCAGCAGTTTTTTTTCCATCCACCCACTCTCATTTTTGCTTTGAAAAATTTCCAGAAGCCACATGGAAAACGTATCTCTCAAGGATTGTAATTTTCATTGAAATAGTGGGATTTTTTATTCCTCTAATTTTAAATGTAACTTGTTCTAGTGTGGTGCTAAGAACTTTAAATAAACCTGTTACATTAAGtagaagcaaaataaacaaaactaaagttttaagaatgatttttGTACATTTGGTCATATTCTGCTTCTGTTTTGTGCCTTACAATATCAAccttattttatattctcttatGAGAACACAAACATTTGTAAATTGCTCAGCGGTGGCAGCAGTGAGGACCATGTACCCAATCACTCTCTGCATTGCTGTTTCGAACTGTTGCTTTGACCCTATAGTTTATTACTTCACGTCGGAAACGATTCAgaattcaataaaaatgaaaaactggtCTGCTAGAAGAAGTGACTTGAGATTCTCTGAGGTTCACAGCACAGAGAACTTTATTCAACATAACCTACAGACCTTAAAAAGTAAGATATTTGACAGTGAATCTACAATATAA